From one Variovorax sp. PBL-H6 genomic stretch:
- the treF gene encoding alpha,alpha-trehalase TreF produces the protein MPSSDYEVLGTQGDAQRSRKAAQAPAPDTLTPADRYQELFTAVQQSSIFSDSKTFVDCAPRGEPAAILAAYRARFREPGFDLAEFVHANFRPTHPPTGEYVSVPGQPIGEHIGSLWKVLTRHPRVHPPHASLLQLPHPYVVPGGRFGELYYWDSYFTMLGLAGAGHSQMVGDMVHNFAYLVDTYGHIPNGTRTYYLSRSQPPVFALMVELAQRYGAAEETKFLPQLRQEHAYWMAGCEGLAPGQAGRRVVRLRDGKLLNRYWDDRDTPREESWLEDVATVRACRREPAEVYRHLRAACESGWDFSTRWLREAPPRGRGPVPLHARAATAPSLTSICTTDILPVDLNAFLYKLEAKIAELAKRTGDAASAREFADRARERRTAVIELCWDSGQAAFFDYDWRSDARRNCLTAASVVPLFVGLADPAQARALAGTVSARMLAPGGLSTTEYWSDQQWDRPNGWAPLQWMGIWGFAAYGCRSLSSTIASRWLATVAAVYEREGKLVEKYALRSVKEERSAGGGGGEYPLQDGFGWTNGVTSALLQKRPRHSAGRCVSHDPSPRHL, from the coding sequence ATGCCGAGCAGTGACTACGAGGTGCTCGGCACACAAGGTGACGCGCAGCGTTCGAGAAAGGCAGCGCAGGCGCCCGCGCCCGACACGCTCACGCCGGCAGATCGCTACCAGGAGCTGTTCACCGCGGTCCAGCAGTCGAGCATCTTCTCCGACAGCAAGACCTTCGTGGACTGCGCCCCGCGCGGCGAACCGGCAGCCATCCTCGCGGCCTACCGCGCCAGATTCCGAGAGCCGGGTTTCGACCTCGCGGAATTCGTGCACGCGAACTTCAGGCCCACGCATCCTCCAACCGGCGAGTACGTCTCGGTTCCGGGTCAACCCATCGGCGAGCACATCGGGAGCCTCTGGAAAGTCCTGACTCGGCATCCCCGCGTGCATCCGCCGCATGCCTCGCTGCTGCAGCTGCCGCATCCCTACGTGGTGCCGGGCGGGCGCTTCGGCGAGCTCTACTACTGGGACTCGTACTTCACGATGCTGGGACTCGCCGGCGCTGGTCACTCGCAGATGGTGGGCGACATGGTCCACAACTTCGCCTACCTGGTCGACACCTACGGGCACATTCCGAATGGGACGCGAACGTACTACCTGAGCCGCTCGCAGCCGCCGGTGTTTGCGCTGATGGTCGAGCTCGCGCAGCGGTACGGTGCCGCGGAAGAGACGAAGTTCCTGCCGCAGCTGCGCCAGGAGCATGCCTACTGGATGGCAGGATGCGAGGGGCTCGCACCCGGCCAGGCGGGGCGCCGCGTCGTGCGCCTGCGCGACGGCAAGCTGCTCAATCGCTACTGGGACGACCGGGACACGCCCCGCGAGGAGTCGTGGCTCGAGGATGTGGCAACGGTGAGGGCATGCCGGCGCGAGCCCGCCGAGGTCTACCGCCATCTGCGAGCTGCGTGCGAATCGGGCTGGGACTTCAGCACGCGCTGGTTGCGCGAAGCGCCGCCACGTGGCCGCGGCCCGGTGCCGTTGCACGCGCGCGCCGCCACGGCACCCTCGCTGACGAGCATCTGCACCACGGACATACTGCCGGTCGACCTCAACGCGTTCCTCTACAAGCTGGAGGCGAAGATCGCGGAACTTGCGAAGCGTACCGGCGATGCGGCGAGCGCCCGCGAGTTTGCGGATCGCGCCCGTGAACGTCGGACCGCGGTCATCGAACTTTGCTGGGACTCCGGGCAAGCAGCCTTCTTCGACTACGACTGGCGCAGCGACGCGCGGCGGAACTGCCTGACGGCCGCATCCGTCGTCCCTCTTTTCGTGGGACTCGCCGATCCGGCGCAGGCACGAGCGCTGGCCGGGACCGTGTCGGCAAGGATGCTCGCCCCGGGCGGACTGTCGACCACGGAGTACTGGAGTGACCAGCAATGGGACCGGCCCAATGGTTGGGCGCCGCTGCAGTGGATGGGGATTTGGGGATTCGCCGCCTACGGATGCCGGTCGCTCTCGAGCACGATCGCGAGCCGTTGGCTCGCCACCGTCGCGGCGGTGTACGAACGCGAGGGCAAGCTGGTCGAAAAGTATGCGCTGCGCTCGGTAAAGGAAGAGCGATCCGCGGGCGGCGGCGGCGGGGAGTATCCGTTGCAGGACGGGTTCGGGTGGACGAACGGCGTCACGAGCGCGCTGTTGCAGAAACGGCCGAGACACAGTGCCGGGCGCTGCGTCTCGCATGATCCGTCGCCGCGGCACCTGTGA
- a CDS encoding SDR family NAD(P)-dependent oxidoreductase: MDLHDKTALVTGASQGIGKAIALRLAESGADVALNVRQADERSEALRVQIEGLGRRCVVMPCDVSQIEPLQAAFVRVADQLGAIDILVNNAGIERRADFLDVAEADYDEVMNVNLKGAFFLAQAFAARCKQAGRGGRIINISSVHEDLPFPHFAAYCISKGGMRMMTRNLAIELAPFGITVNNIAPGAIETPINARVLNDPAMRDALLANIPLKRLGRPGDVAGMAAFLASADADYITGTTSVVDGGLLWNYAEQ; this comes from the coding sequence ATGGATCTGCACGACAAGACTGCCTTGGTCACCGGCGCCTCGCAGGGGATCGGCAAGGCCATCGCACTGCGTCTTGCAGAGTCGGGCGCCGACGTTGCCCTCAATGTCCGCCAGGCTGATGAACGCTCGGAAGCCCTGCGCGTTCAGATCGAAGGCCTGGGTCGCCGATGCGTCGTGATGCCGTGCGACGTGTCGCAGATCGAGCCGTTGCAGGCAGCGTTCGTGAGAGTGGCCGATCAGCTCGGGGCGATCGACATCCTGGTCAACAACGCAGGCATCGAGAGGCGAGCGGACTTTCTCGACGTGGCCGAAGCCGACTACGACGAGGTGATGAACGTGAACCTGAAGGGGGCGTTCTTCCTTGCCCAGGCCTTTGCGGCCCGGTGCAAGCAGGCCGGCCGCGGCGGCAGGATCATCAACATCAGCTCTGTCCACGAGGACCTGCCCTTCCCTCACTTCGCTGCCTATTGCATCAGCAAGGGCGGCATGAGGATGATGACGCGCAATCTGGCGATCGAACTCGCGCCTTTCGGAATCACCGTCAACAACATCGCGCCGGGTGCCATCGAGACACCCATCAATGCGCGCGTGCTGAACGACCCCGCCATGCGCGATGCCTTGCTCGCGAACATTCCTCTGAAGCGCCTGGGCCGGCCCGGCGATGTCGCGGGCATGGCCGCCTTCCTGGCCTCTGCGGACGCCGACTACATCACGGGCACGACGAGCGTGGTGGATGGCGGCTTGCTCTGGAACTATGCCGAGCAGTGA
- a CDS encoding class I SAM-dependent methyltransferase produces the protein MKESRARSEDFGPPSLSVESKPERALSEAGVARAYKRLAPVYDLLFGQVLEPGRRRMAEIVRKLQPASLLEVGVGTGLALAHYPHTSRIVGIDLSREMLERARERARALPDHQITVEYMNAERTSFADGSFDCVTLPYVLSVTPRPAELVREIRRICKPDGTIVVLNHFSGSRFWWLMERAFRSAAEHVGFRSDFRYEEQILSHDWQVASIESVNLLGLSKLIVLKNRRA, from the coding sequence ATGAAGGAAAGCAGAGCACGATCGGAAGACTTCGGCCCGCCCAGTCTCTCCGTCGAATCGAAGCCCGAGAGGGCCCTATCGGAGGCAGGGGTCGCCCGGGCCTACAAGCGTCTCGCGCCGGTCTATGACCTGCTTTTCGGGCAAGTGCTCGAACCCGGTCGAAGGCGGATGGCGGAGATCGTGCGCAAGCTGCAGCCCGCGTCGCTTCTCGAGGTCGGCGTCGGGACCGGGCTCGCCTTGGCCCACTATCCGCACACTTCGAGAATCGTGGGCATCGACCTGTCCCGCGAAATGCTCGAGCGGGCGCGCGAACGTGCGCGTGCCCTGCCGGACCACCAGATCACCGTCGAGTACATGAACGCGGAGCGCACAAGCTTCGCGGACGGATCGTTCGACTGCGTCACCCTGCCTTACGTACTCTCCGTCACGCCGCGGCCAGCCGAACTGGTGCGCGAGATCCGCCGCATATGCAAGCCGGATGGGACGATCGTCGTGCTCAACCACTTCAGTGGAAGCAGGTTCTGGTGGCTCATGGAGCGGGCCTTTCGCTCTGCGGCCGAGCACGTCGGCTTTCGATCCGACTTCCGGTACGAGGAGCAGATCCTCTCGCACGATTGGCAAGTGGCCAGCATCGAGTCCGTCAATCTGCTCGGCCTCTCCAAGCTCATCGTGCTGAAGAACCGCCGGGCCTGA
- a CDS encoding thiamine pyrophosphate-requiring protein, whose amino-acid sequence MAEKVSDFFWQRLHQWGIRRIFGYPGDGINGLLGGLARAGDKFEFVQARHEEMAAFMASAHAKFTGELGVCLATSGPGASHLITGLYDARMDHVPVLAIVGQQARTAIGSHYQQELDLNAMFKDVAADFVATASVPAQVRHLIDRAARIALGRRCVTALIIPNDLQDMPMEQPPRAHGSVFSGVGWSAPRVLPAEAELSRAAEALNAGRKVALLVGAGGNAATDEIIAVADKLGAGAAKALLGKQALPDDLPWVTGSIGLLGTKPSDELIAGCDTFLMLGSGFPYAEFLPKEGQARGVQVDLDPGMLSLRYPMEVNLEGDVKATLQALLPLLDQKTDTGWREDIAGWKDAWAKTLHERAMAAATPVNPQLPFVELSRRLPDRAILTSDSGSCANWYARDIQVRRGMMCSLSGGLASMGAAVPYAIAAKFAHPDRPVIAMVGDGAMQMNNMAELITVAKYWRQWSDPRWIVMVLNNEDLNQVTWEQRIMEGDPKFEASQTLPNVPYHKFAELIGLEGIYVDEPEAVGPAWDRALSATRPVLLEFKTDPEVPPLPPHINLKQARNFVTSLVKGDAEGASMIANTARQVLSHILPEKKE is encoded by the coding sequence ATGGCTGAAAAAGTCTCCGATTTCTTCTGGCAGCGCCTGCACCAATGGGGCATTCGCCGGATCTTCGGCTATCCGGGCGATGGCATCAACGGACTGTTGGGTGGGCTCGCGCGCGCCGGCGACAAGTTCGAGTTCGTGCAGGCCAGGCACGAGGAGATGGCCGCGTTCATGGCCTCGGCGCATGCCAAGTTCACAGGCGAACTGGGCGTGTGCCTGGCCACCTCCGGCCCCGGCGCTTCGCACCTGATCACCGGCCTCTACGACGCGCGCATGGACCACGTGCCGGTGCTGGCGATCGTCGGGCAGCAGGCGAGAACGGCGATCGGCTCGCACTATCAACAGGAACTCGACCTGAACGCGATGTTCAAGGACGTGGCCGCCGACTTCGTCGCCACCGCGAGCGTGCCCGCCCAGGTTCGCCACCTGATCGACCGGGCCGCCCGCATTGCGCTCGGGCGCCGGTGCGTCACCGCGCTCATCATCCCGAACGACCTGCAGGACATGCCGATGGAGCAGCCGCCTCGTGCACACGGCTCGGTCTTCTCCGGTGTCGGCTGGTCCGCGCCGCGCGTGCTGCCCGCCGAGGCTGAGCTGTCGCGGGCGGCGGAGGCGCTCAACGCCGGCAGGAAAGTGGCCCTGCTCGTGGGCGCGGGCGGCAATGCGGCGACCGACGAGATCATCGCCGTCGCCGACAAGCTCGGCGCCGGCGCCGCCAAGGCGCTGCTGGGCAAGCAGGCGCTGCCCGACGACCTGCCGTGGGTCACCGGTTCCATCGGGCTCCTGGGCACCAAGCCCAGCGACGAACTCATCGCCGGCTGCGACACGTTCCTGATGCTGGGCTCCGGCTTTCCCTATGCGGAGTTCCTGCCTAAGGAGGGCCAGGCGCGCGGGGTCCAGGTCGACCTCGACCCCGGCATGCTGTCGCTTCGCTATCCGATGGAAGTCAACCTCGAGGGCGACGTCAAGGCCACGCTGCAGGCATTGCTCCCGCTGCTCGATCAGAAGACCGACACCGGATGGCGCGAAGACATCGCCGGCTGGAAGGACGCGTGGGCGAAGACGCTTCACGAACGTGCGATGGCGGCGGCCACGCCCGTCAATCCGCAGCTGCCGTTCGTGGAGTTGTCGCGGCGGCTGCCCGACCGCGCCATCCTGACCTCCGACTCCGGCTCCTGCGCCAACTGGTATGCGCGCGACATCCAGGTGCGGCGCGGAATGATGTGCTCGCTGTCGGGCGGGCTCGCTTCGATGGGGGCCGCCGTGCCCTACGCGATTGCCGCGAAGTTCGCGCATCCCGATCGCCCGGTGATCGCGATGGTCGGGGACGGTGCCATGCAGATGAACAACATGGCCGAGCTGATCACGGTGGCGAAATACTGGCGTCAATGGAGCGATCCGCGCTGGATCGTCATGGTCCTCAACAACGAGGACCTGAACCAGGTCACCTGGGAGCAGCGCATCATGGAAGGCGATCCGAAGTTCGAGGCCAGCCAGACGCTGCCGAATGTGCCGTATCACAAGTTCGCAGAACTCATCGGCCTGGAAGGCATCTACGTCGACGAGCCAGAGGCCGTCGGCCCCGCATGGGACAGGGCGCTTTCAGCGACCCGGCCCGTGCTGCTCGAATTCAAGACCGACCCGGAGGTGCCGCCGCTCCCGCCGCACATCAACCTGAAGCAGGCGCGCAACTTCGTCACGTCGCTGGTCAAGGGCGATGCAGAAGGCGCCTCGATGATCGCGAACACGGCGCGGCAGGTGCTCAGTCACATCCTTCCGGAAAAGAAGGAGTGA
- a CDS encoding aldose 1-epimerase, which translates to MSANPAHPVVWLRHDRQRLGLVPSLGGSVAAWQIERAEGPFDLWRPWDGATPDLYRTASFPMVPWSNRISGGGFEAAGEFQPVRPNRAGEPYPIHGDGWLQGWQLDGLADDAATMTLQSRRFDDNPYEYEASQHFRLVDGGLDQTLEVRHLGQAPLPYGLGVHPWFMRTAGTRVVAPVQGVWLCGSDPLPTRHTQDLPQDWDLRRGAPAFGSFVDNAYTGWGGHARIEWPEHGLQLSLAMPDFAQDGGAERHYCLMYRPRDGDAFCFEPITQPIDAFHLQGRPGLRTLQSGQTLKMRMQWRVRAL; encoded by the coding sequence ATGAGTGCGAACCCTGCGCACCCCGTGGTCTGGCTTCGCCATGATCGCCAGCGCCTGGGCCTCGTGCCCTCGCTCGGCGGCAGCGTCGCTGCCTGGCAGATCGAACGCGCGGAGGGGCCCTTCGACCTGTGGCGGCCGTGGGACGGCGCCACGCCCGACCTGTACCGCACGGCCTCCTTCCCGATGGTGCCGTGGTCCAACCGCATCAGCGGCGGCGGCTTCGAAGCGGCGGGCGAATTCCAGCCGGTGCGCCCCAATCGCGCGGGCGAGCCCTACCCCATCCATGGCGATGGCTGGCTGCAGGGTTGGCAGCTCGACGGCCTGGCCGACGATGCCGCCACGATGACGCTCCAGTCACGGCGCTTCGACGACAACCCGTACGAATACGAGGCAAGCCAGCACTTTCGCCTGGTCGACGGCGGCCTCGATCAGACGCTCGAGGTCCGGCATCTGGGCCAGGCACCGCTGCCCTACGGCTTGGGCGTGCATCCCTGGTTCATGCGAACGGCGGGCACGCGCGTCGTCGCGCCGGTGCAAGGTGTCTGGCTCTGCGGCAGCGACCCGCTGCCGACGCGGCACACGCAGGACCTTCCGCAGGACTGGGACCTCCGGCGCGGCGCACCCGCCTTTGGCAGCTTCGTCGACAACGCCTACACCGGCTGGGGCGGCCACGCGCGCATCGAGTGGCCGGAGCACGGATTGCAGCTCAGCCTGGCGATGCCGGACTTCGCGCAGGACGGAGGTGCCGAGCGCCACTATTGCCTGATGTATCGGCCCCGGGACGGCGATGCCTTCTGCTTCGAGCCGATCACCCAGCCGATCGACGCCTTTCACCTGCAAGGACGGCCGGGGCTGCGCACGCTGCAGTCCGGGCAGACGCTGAAGATGCGCATGCAATGGCGCGTCCGCGCCCTTTGA